A stretch of DNA from Kiritimatiellia bacterium:
TTGAAACAGAAGATAACGAAGAAAACGAAGCTATTGTGAGGCCCCCCGGTCCCGCGTCGTGGTCCCCTCGGCGGTTGGAAACAGCGGATTCGGCTTTCGTTTCGCGGGCGCCTGGTCTATACGAGGCCCATCGCGCGATGAGCACACCCGACCCCAACCCGGAAGTCCGCTTTCTTGCCGCACTGGCCCGGTTGCGGCCGCGGATCGAGGACCTCGCCGCCGGTCGCGAGGCCGCCGCCGCCGGGCTGGACGCCGGGCGCCTGGGGCCGCTCGTGGACCACAACCGGCTGGCCCCCCTGCTCTACCGCAACCTGAAGGCCGGCGGGCTCGACGCCGCGCTGCCGGCGGACATCCTCGCCGCGCTCCAGCAGCGCCTCCGCCAGGAACTGCTCCGCGGCGCGATCCTGGAACAGGCGACCCGGGAACTGCTGGAGCTCTTTCACCAAGAAGGCGCGCGCGTCATTCTCCTGCGCGGCCTGGCCGTGGGCGAGTCGGTCTACGGCGACGGCGCGCTGCGCCCGTACAGCGACCTGGACCTTCTGCTGCTCAAGGAAGACCTGCCCGCCGCCAAGGAACTGCTCCGCGGGGCCGGCTACGGCCCGTCCGCGAAATCCCTGGAGGACGGCTACTACGAAAGGCAGCACCTTCACCTCCTGTACGTGCACCGGAAGACGGGCGTCATGGCGGAAATTCACTGGGCACTGGACCACCGGTTCACGCCGTGGCTGGTGGACTATGCGGAGATTTTCCGCGACGCGCGCCCCGGGACGATCGCGGGCGCGCCCGCGCTGACGCTGTCGCCCGAGGACATGCTGCTGTCGCTCTGCCTTCACCTGGTCAAGCACGCCCCCTGCGTGGAATTGCTGTTGAACCAGCCGGACGCCGCGGAGCGGATTCTCGCGGCGGGCTGGTGGATCCATGTCCTCGACGTGGCCGAGGCCTTGGAGCGCGGCCGCGATACGCTGGACTGGAATCGGGTCGCCGACAAGGCGCGGCGCTGGAACATCGGGGCCGCCGTCCGGGCCAGCCTGCGTTGTGCCGAGCAACTGCTCTGCGCCCCCGTGCCGGCCGGGTTGATCGAGAACCTGGGCGCGACGCCACCCGGCCGCCTCGCCCGCCGGCTCCAGCTTTGGCAACTCCGCGCGCTCGCGCCCGAGGCGGAGAAACCCACGCGGCGGGTTGCCGGATTTCGCCATGACGTCGCGTTTCGGCCAGTGCGGCTGCTGGATGCCCTGCTCTACCTGTGGCCGGACGCGGCGTATCTCGAAAAGAAGTATCCGGACCGCGGCCGGTTCATCCGCCGCTGGCGGCACATGGCGGACGGATGCGCCTCGCTGGCCTTCGGACTGGCCGATCTCCTGCGCAGCCAGTGGCGGCGCGGGAAAACGGCGCCGCCGGACACGATCCCCGCGGGCTTGTCCCGCGGGTGAAGGAAGTTGCGGCGCAGGCGGAAGGCGGGCTCGCAGGAGCTCGCCCCTCCATGTTTCTTCGTCGGAGGGCGAGCTCCCGCGACGCCGAATTAGAGATCCAGTTTCATCCCCACGTCGCCGGGATGCAACGTGGGATCGGCAAGGTCCGCCTCGGGACGGAATCCCAGTTTTTCATACAGCCGGATCGCCGAGTTGTTGCCGCTCCGCACGGACAGGCATATCGTCCGAGCGCCCTCCGCCTTCACGCGCCGGATCGCCTCGCGGGCCATGAGTTCGGCCAGGCCGCGCCGCCGGTAGAGCGGACGCACCTCCATGCCGGCGATCCACCAATCCGGCCGGCCCTTCTGCAGATGGATGTAACCCGCCAGCCGGTCCGGCCGCCGGGCGTCCGCCGCCACGAGAACGCGGCGGAAACCGGGCGCAGTCTCGCGCAATGCCTGCTCCCACGCCGCCCGCAGGGCCGGCCGCCGTCCCGGCCGCAGCGTAGCGCCGAAGAGAGCCAGCGCATCCAGGTCGCGCGTGGGATCGGCTTCGCGGACTGCGGGCTCCAAGGGCCACAGGACTTTCAGAACGGCCGCGACGCAGGGCGAGCCCAGCACCCGGCCGGCCAGTCGGCTCGCGGAAAGCATGAAGGAGTCGGGCATGCGCACCTCAATACTGGATCACCGTGCCATCGCGGCCGACACCGATTCTCCCTTTCGCCCGGGCCGGGCCCGTGGGGGATGTTTGTACCATCCGGGAACAACCGGGTCAAACGCCCCGCCGGGCCGCGGCAGCACCATCGCGGGCTTGCCGCCCGCCCGTTTCCAGGGCAAGCTGCGCGGCATGATGAATACGGAAAGCCCGCCCCGGGGACCCGGCGCCGACGCGGAGACGCTCCTGCTGTCGAACGAAGTGCAGCTGCTCCTTTCGGAAAAGCGGACGTGGCTGTCCGTGCTGTGCACGGGCATCGCGGTGTTCGCGCTGCCCCTGTCGGTGTTGAGCGTCCTGATCACCACGTCCAAGCTGTACGACGTGTCCAAGGTGAAAATCTTCCTGGCCCTGGTCCTTACGCTGTCCTTCGGGCTGGTGGTCCTGGGCGTCTACCTGGTGGCGCGGGCGGTGCGGAAACTGCACGCGCTGGACGGGTCCATCCAGAAGCTGAAGAGCCGGTCCCGGATCATCGCGGACCTGGTCAACTGATCGCTCGGCCGCCGGCGGCCGAGCACGGTTCAGCGGTATTTCCCCGCGAGGATGATCCCCTTGAGCTCATCCTTCTGCTTCAGGCAGGGCGGCCGGGCCCGCGGCTTGGGCTGGGCGAAAGCCAGCGGCTTGACCTTGGGGAGCTTCTTTCCGGGCAGCGGCCGGGCTTCCCACTGCCCGTTCAGCCCGGACATCGCGCGGCCCTTTTCGATCACCAGCATCCACGTGTCCGCGGATTTCATTTCCCGGTCCAGGGCGAAGCGGAATCCGCCGGCGACCGCATCGAGGGAAACGGTCAGGTGATCGATTTTACCGTCCAGCGTGAGAATGTATACGTCCTTGCCGTGCTCGCGGGCATAGGTCGCCTGCAGTGCCGCGCCGCGGCCGAAGGGAAAGGTCGCCGCGAAGCGCGTCCACGCGGCCGGGAACCGCGGGCGCAGGACGATCCGGCCGTCCAGCAACCGGGGCTCAAAGCCGCCGAAATCCTGGTAGCCGTTGCGCGCGAATTCCGCCGTGCTCCAGGCCTGCGCCCAGCAACCGCTCAACACGAGTTGCCCCTTCGCGTCCGGCCAGGCGTCCACCAGCTCGCTCATCGTGCCGCGGCAGCCCAGATCGAGAATCTGCTTCGACAGGTTCTTGGCCAGTTGGCCCGCGAGCTCCGCCTGCCCGCACCGGCATAGCGCGGTGGTCGCGAAGCCCGCGTTCCAGCCCCAGACGATGCCGTTGTGGTAGGCCGCGTCGAAGTGATAGGACTCGTCCCGGTGGTGAATCGGGTGGAAGTACGGGTCCGTCGGGCTCAACGTCCCGATCCCGTGCGGGTAAAGCAGCTCGCCGCACGCGTTCTCCGTCACGCGTGCCGCCGTGGCGTCGTCCACGAGCGGCTCGATCAGCGGCACGGAGAGGGCCAGCAACTGGTTCGGCCTGACCTTGTAGTCCGCCGTGCCGTCCGCGCGAAGCCGGTCGGCCATCCGCTTCTTCCGCGAATCCCAGAACTTCTTCAGGAAATTCTTCTTCAGTTGCCCGGCCAGCGCGGCCCATTCCCGGGCGGACCTGGCGTCGCCGGTCAGTTCCGCCAGCCGCGCGCCGGCGAGCAGGGCGTTGAACCACAGGGCCTGTATCTCCACGGCCCGGTCGCCGCGCGCGGACCAGGGCTCCTTCCCTTCGATGCGGGCATCCATCCACGTGTCGGCGTCGTCGTGCGCGAGGAAGCCGAGCTTGTCGCCGTGGTGTTTCAGCGCGCCGGCGATCGCGGTCTTGACGAACGGGTACAGCTCCTCGCCGAACGCGCGGTCGCCGGTGTAGCAGAGGACCTCGTACAGTTCCCGGATCAGCCACGGGGTTCCGTCGGCGGTGTTGTAGATCTTGTCCGCCGCGCGCGTCCCGGTGACGCGGTTCGGCACGCGCCCGTAGTCCGGCGAGCCCTTGTCCGTGTTCTGCCAGCGGACGAAATTCCGGATCACCTCCTTCGCCTCATCGAACTGGCCGCTGACGAGCAGCGTGCCGGGCAGGGCGATGAACGTGTCGCGCCCCCAGTTGTTCTTGAACCACGGCAGGCCGGCCCAGATCCCCTTGCCGAACTCGTCCTCGACGAGGAAGAGGCTCGACAGCTTGGCCCACATCAGCGCGCGGTTGTAGCCCTCGTCGTCGGTCCAGAGGTGGCTGCGGGTGAGCAGGCCGTAGATCTCCGCCTTGTGCCGGCGCACGCCGTCGGCCTCGCGCAGGGCCAGCGCCCGGCCCTGGGCGCGGCGCGGATCGCGGTCGAACGCAAGGTACAGCGTGAACTCCGACTCTTCCTGCAGGGTTCGGAAGACGGGCGCGGCGAAGCGGCCGTGCGTCGTGATCTCCTCGCACCGGAACGGCTGGCTCGAACTGACGCCGATGCAAAACGTCTTCTTCCGGTCCGAGATGAAACAGCCCCACGGTTTGGCCTGCGCCACGAGATGGCGCGGTGCGAGGTCCAGCAGCGGGGCCAGGGCCAGCGTCTGCGGTTTGCGGGAGAACGCGCGCAAGGCGACCGCCTGCTGGCGGCGCAGGAGTATCATCTCGTCCCACCATGACGGCCCGTGGTCGTGCCGGATCCCGTACGGATAGATCACGGCCCCCTCGGCCTTGAGCCGGTCGTTGAAGAGCGCGCCGCGCCAGCTCAAGAAATCCCGGAACAGGGCGCGGCCGCGCAGCAGGTAGCCCGCGCCTTCCGCATAGCGGTGGGTCTGGCCCTCGAAGTAACCCTCGACATTGTCGCCGAAGAAATATGGCGCCGCACGCCGGCGCGGCACGCGGATCGCCAGCGCCTCGAAGAGTTGTTCCTGCTCGAACGCCATGAGGGGCATCCTACCGAACCGAATCGGAATCGCCAGCGCAAACCGGTCAGGACAGGGCCCGGCGCAGGACGCGCCGCACGTCCTCCAGCGAGGCCGGCTTGAGCAGGAGAAAGTCCACGCCCGGGGGCTTTCCGCCCTCCGGCCCGGGAAAGGCGTTCAGCGCGGTCAACATGATGACGGGCATGCCCGGGTACTTGACCTTGACCTGCCGCGCCAGTTCCTCGCCGCGCATGACCGGCATGGAATTATCGGTGATGACCAGGTCATACGCGCCGTCCTGCAGCATCTGCCAGGCCTCGCGGCCATCCTCCGCGAACGCGACCTGGAATCCCCACCGGGTCAGGCAACGGCCCAGCATTTTCCGGATGCTTTCCTCGTCGTCCACGATCAGGACAGTCCGCCCCACCGCCCACGCATTATCCATTACAGCCATACCAACCCCCTCTGTCCTCCTCTACGTCGTCCCGCGCGGGCGGCCGGTTGCAGAAAAATTTCTTTATTCTTCGGCAACCGCTCGCCCAGCGCAGACGACTATGGGGATGGAACCCGAAGCATCGGGACCACCGCCAAGATGAGTCATGTATATATGCCCGCCGGGAAAGACGCCATGAGAATAACGCTGGCCGCGCGCATCGCGGGAGGGTTCGTCCTGGCGGGATCTGCCGACGCCGCGGCGGCCACCGTGATCACCAACTTCTCGCGGCTGGACTCCGGCGTCAGCCTGGGCTGGTACGGCAAGTCGGTGCGATCCTATAGCGTGGAAGAGACCTCGGACCCGCGCCAAGCCGGAGCTTGGACGTCCCTGGGCGGGACCAATCCCGCGCAGGATGGCCCGGTCTGTTTCCCCGTCGCGCCGACGGGCGCCGCGGCCTTCTACCGCGTCAGTTACACCATCCCCGATTTTCCGCCCGGGTACTGGGCGCACTATGACATGCCCGAGTTACCGGATACGCAACGCATCGCGCTGGCGACCCAGGCCCTCGCCGACTGGGATGTCCATGTCGCCGACGTGACGAACCGCGCGCAAGCCCTGTCCGACGCCCTGGAGAATCACGTCAAAGCCTGGCTGGCGGGAGAAACGAACGCCGAGGTACCGTCGGGCCTGCTGCCCGAGTACATAGACCGGGAGAAGACGAAGGACTGGTGCCTGCTTCGCGACGTGGAGATCGAGCCGGCGCAACAGTGGTATGTCATCCCCGCCCACGAGATCGATCCCGAGTA
This window harbors:
- a CDS encoding nucleotidyltransferase family protein translates to MSTPDPNPEVRFLAALARLRPRIEDLAAGREAAAAGLDAGRLGPLVDHNRLAPLLYRNLKAGGLDAALPADILAALQQRLRQELLRGAILEQATRELLELFHQEGARVILLRGLAVGESVYGDGALRPYSDLDLLLLKEDLPAAKELLRGAGYGPSAKSLEDGYYERQHLHLLYVHRKTGVMAEIHWALDHRFTPWLVDYAEIFRDARPGTIAGAPALTLSPEDMLLSLCLHLVKHAPCVELLLNQPDAAERILAAGWWIHVLDVAEALERGRDTLDWNRVADKARRWNIGAAVRASLRCAEQLLCAPVPAGLIENLGATPPGRLARRLQLWQLRALAPEAEKPTRRVAGFRHDVAFRPVRLLDALLYLWPDAAYLEKKYPDRGRFIRRWRHMADGCASLAFGLADLLRSQWRRGKTAPPDTIPAGLSRG
- a CDS encoding GNAT family N-acetyltransferase — its product is MPDSFMLSASRLAGRVLGSPCVAAVLKVLWPLEPAVREADPTRDLDALALFGATLRPGRRPALRAAWEQALRETAPGFRRVLVAADARRPDRLAGYIHLQKGRPDWWIAGMEVRPLYRRRGLAELMAREAIRRVKAEGARTICLSVRSGNNSAIRLYEKLGFRPEADLADPTLHPGDVGMKLDL
- a CDS encoding glycogen debranching protein, translated to MAFEQEQLFEALAIRVPRRRAAPYFFGDNVEGYFEGQTHRYAEGAGYLLRGRALFRDFLSWRGALFNDRLKAEGAVIYPYGIRHDHGPSWWDEMILLRRQQAVALRAFSRKPQTLALAPLLDLAPRHLVAQAKPWGCFISDRKKTFCIGVSSSQPFRCEEITTHGRFAAPVFRTLQEESEFTLYLAFDRDPRRAQGRALALREADGVRRHKAEIYGLLTRSHLWTDDEGYNRALMWAKLSSLFLVEDEFGKGIWAGLPWFKNNWGRDTFIALPGTLLVSGQFDEAKEVIRNFVRWQNTDKGSPDYGRVPNRVTGTRAADKIYNTADGTPWLIRELYEVLCYTGDRAFGEELYPFVKTAIAGALKHHGDKLGFLAHDDADTWMDARIEGKEPWSARGDRAVEIQALWFNALLAGARLAELTGDARSAREWAALAGQLKKNFLKKFWDSRKKRMADRLRADGTADYKVRPNQLLALSVPLIEPLVDDATAARVTENACGELLYPHGIGTLSPTDPYFHPIHHRDESYHFDAAYHNGIVWGWNAGFATTALCRCGQAELAGQLAKNLSKQILDLGCRGTMSELVDAWPDAKGQLVLSGCWAQAWSTAEFARNGYQDFGGFEPRLLDGRIVLRPRFPAAWTRFAATFPFGRGAALQATYAREHGKDVYILTLDGKIDHLTVSLDAVAGGFRFALDREMKSADTWMLVIEKGRAMSGLNGQWEARPLPGKKLPKVKPLAFAQPKPRARPPCLKQKDELKGIILAGKYR
- a CDS encoding response regulator; amino-acid sequence: MDNAWAVGRTVLIVDDEESIRKMLGRCLTRWGFQVAFAEDGREAWQMLQDGAYDLVITDNSMPVMRGEELARQVKVKYPGMPVIMLTALNAFPGPEGGKPPGVDFLLLKPASLEDVRRVLRRALS